A region of Salvia splendens isolate huo1 chromosome 17, SspV2, whole genome shotgun sequence DNA encodes the following proteins:
- the LOC121773233 gene encoding NADH kinase-like: MVRKRLLLLLKPSYDLSLHTTAAATTASSNRDKVLKYLHNRTLSHKNTVNFCQKVLSKKSVEWETALRSEISEPIRDVDLVIAIGGDGTLLHASHLVDDSIPVLGVNSDPTQPKEVAEFIEEFDATRSTGYLCASTATNFEEVVDDILENRVKPSELSRMAIAINSKPIPTYALNDILLAHPCPATVSRFSFRIKQDGEPSPLLHSRSSGLRVSTGAGSTAAMHSAGGFTMPIFSRELQYLVREPIAAGSNLTHGFVKSNETMDISWFCREGKLYVDGSNVFHSVELGDTIEMSSRAPQLKMYLSPEIISRNK, from the exons ATGGTGCGGAAGAGACTGCTGCTGCTGTTGAAGCCATCTTATGATCTATCGCTTcacaccaccgccgccgccaccaccgcctcctccaACCGCGACAAG GTGTTGAAATACTTGCATAACAGGACGTTGTCTCACAAAAACACGGTCAACTTCTGCCAGAAAGTTTTGAGCAAAAAATCCGTTGAATGGGAAACTGCTCTCCGTAGTGAGATTTCTGAGCCTATCCGTGATGTTGATCTGGTCATTGCAATTGGAGGTGATGGCACACTACTACATGCAAGCCATTTGGTGGATGATTCGATCCCGGTCCTTGGAGTTAATTCTGATCCTACTCAACCAAAAGAA GTAGCAGAATTCATTGAAGAATTTGATGCAACAAGGAGCACCGGATATCTTTGTGCTTCCACTGCCACCAACTTTGAAGAG GTTGTAGATGATATCCTCGAGAATCGTGTCAAACCATCCGAACTATCACGGATGGCCATTGCTATCAACTCAAAGCCTATTCCTACGTATGCTCTCAATGATATTCTACTCGCTCATCCATGTCCTGCAACAGTTTCTCGATTCTCATTCAG GATCAAGCAAGATGGGGAGCCCTCCCCTCTACTTCACTCGAGATCAAGTGGCCTCAGAGTGTCGACAGGCGCTGGATCAACGGCTGCAATGCACTCAGCCGGTGGATTCACAATGCCCATCTTCTCCAGGGAGCTGCAGTACTTGGTGAGGGAGCCCATTGCTGCAGGTTCAAACTTAACACACGGGTTTGTAAAATCGAACGAGACGATGGATATCTCCTGGTTCTGTAGAGAAGGGAAGCTGTACGTTGATGGTTCGAATGTGTTCCATTCTGTAGAGCTAGGGGATACGATAGAAATGTCTTCTAGGGCTCCGCAGTTGAAAATGTATCTGTCACCCGAAATTATATCACGTAACAAGTGA